In Gossypium arboreum isolate Shixiya-1 chromosome 5, ASM2569848v2, whole genome shotgun sequence, a single genomic region encodes these proteins:
- the LOC108489374 gene encoding serine/threonine-protein kinase D6PK-like — MASKSGTRPSQTAEGNSHRPSPIQIPKTSKSEIPSKSHKLESVDSFTEKVDSGLSLISPKEVQNHVGSGLSQIGELEKKALEHGSNSALAKSSDGATGVVKVSGGAKVGDRPDYIESGKSSMCRGSTSSDVSDESTCSSLSSSINKPHKANDIRWEAIQAVRAKDGVLGLNHFRLLKRLGYGDIGSVYLSELSGTKCYFAMKVMDKASLASRKKLLRAQTEREILQSLDHPFLPTLYTHFETEKFSCLVMEFCPGGDLHTLRQRQPGKHFTEQAVKFYVAEVLLSLEYLHMLGIVYRDLKPENVLVREDGHIMLSDFDLSLRCTVSPTLIKSSTLESEPLRKNSGYCVQPACIEPSCIQPSCVAPTTCFSPRFFSSKSKKDRKPKNDMGNQVSPLPELIAEPTNACSMSFVGTHEYLAPEIIKGEGHGSAVDWWTFGIFLYELLFGKTPFKGSGNRATLFNVVGQPLRFPESPVVSFSAKDLIRGLLVKEPQHRLAYKRGATEIKQHPFFEGVNWALIRCASPPEIPKPVEIERIRTPTSSAGDKPSVPATKDQSNYLEFDFF, encoded by the exons ATGGCCTCGAAATCCGGCACCAGACCTTCACAAACAGCCGAAGGTAACTCTCACAGGCCTTCTCCTATACAAATCCCAAAGACGAGCAAATCAGAGATACCATCGAAATCCCATAAATTAGAGTCCGTTGATTCCTTTACGGAGAAAGTAGATTCAGGTCTATCTTTGATTTCTCCGAAAGAGGTTCAAAATCATGTTGGTTCTGGATTAAGTCAGATTGGTGAACTAGAGAAGAAAGCATTGGAACATGGAAGTAATTCAGCTTTGGCTAAATCCAGTGATGGGGCCACTGGCGTTGTCAAGGTTAGTGGTGGTGCCAAAGTCGGTGATCGTCCAGATTATATTGAGAGTGGAAAGAGCAGTATGTGTAGAGGTAGTACAAGCAGTGATGTGAGCGATGAAAGTACGTGTAGCAGCTTAAGTAGCAGTATCAACAAACCTCATAAGGCAAATGATATAAGGTGGGAAGCCATACAGGCTGTCCGAGCAAAAGATGGTGTGTTGGGTTTGAACCATTTTAGATTACTGAAGAGATTAGGCTATGGAGATATCGGAAGTGTCTATCTTTCGGAATTAAGTGGAACAAAGTGTTATTTTGCAATGAAGGTGATGGATAAAGCATCTCTAGCAAGTCGTAAGAAACTTCTTCGAGCTCAAACAGAAAGAGAAATACTACAATCCTTGGACCATCCTTTCCTTCCAACATTGTATACGCATTTCGAGACtgaaaaattttcatgtttagTGATGGAGTTCTGCCCTGGAGGTGATTTGCATACACTACGACAAAGACAACCAGGAAAGCATTTTACCGAGCAAGCAGTAAA GTTCTATGTAGCAGAAGTTCTCCTTTCTTTGGAATATCTCCACATGCTTGGTATTGTTTATCGTGATCTCAAGCCGGAAAATGTTCTTGTTCGAGAAGATGGACATATAATGCTTTCGGATTTTGATCTTTCCCTTCGTTGTACTGTTAGTCCAACACTAATAAAGTCATCCACACTTGAGTCTGAACCCTTGCGAAAGAATTCGGGTTATTGTGTACAACCAGCTTGCATTGAGCCTTCCTGCATCCAGCCATCTTGTGTCGCCCCTACGACATGTTTTTCACCCCGTTTCTTTTCATCAAAATCCAAAAAAGATCGCAAACCCAAGAATGATATGGGGAACCAAGTCAGTCCATTGCCCGAGCTTATTGCCGAGCCAACAAATGCTTGCTCCATGTCATTCGTGGGAACCCATGAGTACTTGGCGCCTGAAATTATCAAAGGTGAGGGACATGGAAGTGCTGTTGATTGGTGGACATTCGGGATCTTCTTATACGAGCTATTGTTTGGTAAAACTCCTTTCAAAGGGTCTGGGAATCGAGCGACCCTCTTCAATGTCGTAGGGCAGCCCTTGAGGTTCCCGGAATCACCGGTAGTAAGTTTTTCAGCAAAAGATTTGATAAGGGGCTTGCTGGTCAAAGAGCCACAGCATAGGTTGGCGTACAAGCGAGGAGCAACGGAGATTAAGCAACATCCTTTCTTTGAAGGTGTAAACTGGGCTTTAATCCGTTGTGCAAGTCCACCGGAGATTCCAAAACCGGTTGAGATAGAACGGATTCGAACCCCTACCTCATCAGCTGGTGATAAACCTTCTGTTCCTGCTACTAAGGATCAGAGTAACTATCTCGAATTcgatttcttttaa